The window TAATTTGATGAAATAATTTTTGCAAATTGGTTAACTATCCTCACCCAATACAAATGAAGACGGGGGAAAATGGATCCTTCCCAATCCTACTGTAAGTGGaggcaattatattatttttgttagtatctggttttaattttatttgtgatGGGACCAgagtaaaatggaaaagaaaatagtgATTCACAGGTAGCTACAGAAAATGATAAGGAAGACAGAGAAACTGCAGTATTATACACTTCTTCCTTTTAACCAGAATTTATCCAAGTTTGAGGAGTCCATTGGTGTGCACTTCAACCACATCCGCCTGTTGGCTCGAGCCTTCACTGACCGCAGCATCGGCTTCAACAACCTTACTCTAGGATCAAATCAGCGTCTGGAGTTTTTGGGAGACACAGTCCTCCAGTTGGTGGCGTCTgagtacttatataaatattttcccgAACATCATGAAGGCCACCTCTCAGTAAGTGGCTGAAGCAATTATTAGTGCAGTTTTAAATGTGTAATGTCTGGAATGTGTAATAGTTTGTTTCTTTAGCAATATGTAACACCCATTACCCAGAAGGCTGTTATTATATAAAGTAAGTagcttaacatatacatatatgtttatattatatatgtgtgtgtgtgtgggggggtgcatgtgtgcgtgtgtgcgtgcgttcgcatgttacagtacacatatatacttgatGAAAGATGAACAACACATCTAGTCTTTACCACAGTCCACTGCTCATTTATATCTATTAACTATCCCAGTTatcagatgtgtgtgtgatgaacaatggttcgtttttttatgttatgagcTGAAACTGCTTAGTTGAATACTCTTGAGGAATGGAATGTTGATACTGGAGCTATTAGCTATTagtatttttcacaaaaaaaaaaaaaaaaaaaaaaacatttatatcatCTACTTCACCTGTTACAGGGCCATTATCCTCACTACAGTAGGTTTACTCTCAATAAGATGAATCCTGAGAGGTTGCTAAGGTGCCAATGATTGTTTATTTATGCCTTAGATTTAAATCTGTATTTCCACCTTTTTCACAGTTACTCCGTTCATCTCTGGTAAACAACCGGACCCAGGCTGTGGTATGTGATGACTTGGGGATGACAGCATATGCAATGTATTCACACTTGAAGACAGAGTTGAAAACAAAGGATCGTGCTGATTTGCTGGAAGCATTTCTTGGGGCCCTCTATATTGATAGGGTAAGTGTTGTGAAAGCTCCATATAATCTGATATCTATCGAAATTAAGTTACCTGCTTGGAGAATAGATTACCATCTTTAAAAAGTCAATGTTGTACTCCGATGTATACCAGATTTTTGTCAGGTAAGGATTTGATAATAACTATGGACCAGTTCAGTGTAAAGGCAGGAGGTGAAAACATTGGCATTCTCACttgcttctttatttatttatttatttattttttattttttatttattatttttttttttttgtcttatcttgtcttgtcttgtcttggcCCACTGGAGCTGGGATGGCATgacatacatgccatgtccactgtaattTTGAGCTTAGTCACCACTGGGTCCATTACTAGTactacctgtttacccttttccttatttttcagaaagattttaaaaaaattcttattgccattatataaataatcttgatgtcaataaaaaaataagagtaatgatataaTAGCTTTGGTAGCCAACAGCAAACTGCACATTTTCTCAGAGGTAAGAATGtgtttatcattaccttttatgTAGTTCTTTTGACTGGTAACAGGCTGTAGATGACTTAATTGTATGTAAAGTTATGATTT is drawn from Penaeus monodon isolate SGIC_2016 unplaced genomic scaffold, NSTDA_Pmon_1 PmonScaffold_2271, whole genome shotgun sequence and contains these coding sequences:
- the LOC119570174 gene encoding ribonuclease 3-like produces the protein NLSKFEESIGVHFNHIRLLARAFTDRSIGFNNLTLGSNQRLEFLGDTVLQLVASEYLYKYFPEHHEGHLSLLRSSLVNNRTQAVVCDDLGMTAYAMYSHLKTELKTKDRADLLEAFLGALYIDRGLDYCRAFCQVCFLPTVASIHHEPGLERSQEQIAAVLLDPEDYGWRGT